A part of uncultured Treponema sp. genomic DNA contains:
- the fliM gene encoding flagellar motor switch protein FliM, whose product MNEVLSQDEIDQLLQAISTGESEADEFKPVTDTRRIKIYDFRRPDKFSKEQIRTVSNMHETFARLTTTSLSAQLRTLVHVHVASVDQLTYEEFIRSIPTPTTLAVINMDPLKGNAVLEIAPEITFIIIDRLFGGSGDTGGKVNRDLTDIEQSVMEGIIVRILANMREAWTQVIDLRPRLQQIETNPQFAQIVPPSEMVILVTLEIKIGEEAGMMNICIPYITIEPIVSKLSSSFWFSSVRRSSTTQYLGTLKEKLADVEMELVADIGSINVPIRDVLSLRTGDVIRLNTIKVGEPLTLSVGSKKKFYCQPGVVGKKVAVQIIEKIDEQETENFEELTPEGDDNL is encoded by the coding sequence ATGAATGAAGTTCTGTCACAGGATGAAATTGACCAGCTCCTTCAGGCTATAAGCACTGGCGAAAGCGAAGCAGATGAATTTAAGCCGGTTACCGATACCAGGCGTATAAAAATCTACGACTTCCGCCGTCCTGATAAATTTTCAAAGGAGCAGATTCGCACGGTTTCCAATATGCACGAAACTTTTGCGCGTCTTACAACAACAAGCCTTTCTGCCCAGCTGCGTACTTTGGTTCATGTCCATGTTGCTTCCGTAGACCAGCTGACTTACGAGGAATTCATTCGTTCTATTCCAACGCCTACAACTTTGGCTGTAATAAACATGGATCCTTTAAAAGGAAACGCAGTTCTTGAAATTGCTCCTGAAATTACATTTATAATAATTGACCGTCTTTTTGGCGGCTCTGGAGATACAGGCGGAAAAGTAAACCGCGACCTTACAGATATTGAGCAGTCTGTTATGGAAGGAATCATCGTCCGCATTTTGGCGAACATGAGAGAAGCTTGGACTCAGGTTATAGACTTGCGCCCGCGTCTTCAGCAGATTGAAACAAATCCGCAGTTTGCCCAAATTGTTCCTCCGAGCGAAATGGTCATCCTTGTTACTTTGGAAATAAAAATAGGTGAGGAAGCGGGTATGATGAATATCTGTATTCCTTATATAACGATTGAGCCGATTGTTTCAAAACTTTCGTCTTCTTTCTGGTTCAGTTCAGTTAGAAGAAGCTCCACAACTCAGTACCTTGGAACTCTCAAGGAAAAACTTGCGGATGTTGAGATGGAGCTTGTTGCGGACATTGGTTCGATAAATGTTCCTATTAGAGATGTTCTAAGCCTTAGGACAGGCGATGTTATAAGGCTTAACACTATAAAGGTTGGAGAGCCGCTTACATTAAGTGTGGGCAGCAAGAAGAAATTCTACTGTCAGCCTGGCGTTGTCGGGAAAAAGGTTGCCGTTCAGATTATTGAAAAAATCGACGAGCAGGAAACTGAAAATTTTGAAGAATTAACACCAGAAGGAGACGATAACCTATGA
- the fliN gene encoding flagellar motor switch protein FliN — translation MSEGSISQEEIDALLSGVDVGGLGSGGSFNSAPEVDIDVPTLQNFAGTIKDKLAEVIKNMTEKDTVPGAPVVEAIGRDQLLAKLPEEAVAVMADFSSGLSGDHLFLMSPEFATKLVGYINKEENPALDDMGLSVISEVVSSHSGAEITELSKGGKLPGLATNPPEAVKEPKAMIRMPQGTFACFTYPVTVGGEQFTLWEAVSGSAADGMARALGGGSKPASQPAASVNSGMDSTSAMGGAPQMSSSSAGFTQQPMMGGMQMGGNMMGMQQMQPNPAMMGGMQMGGNMMGMQQMQPNASMMGGMQMQTPPNVQSLQFPNFSQSVGGSEQGNINLIMDVFMEMTVELGRTKKTIKDILGLGEGTIIELDKLAGEPVDILVNHKPIAKGEVVVIDENFGVRVTEILPSLEHVASSM, via the coding sequence ATGAGTGAAGGATCTATATCACAGGAAGAAATCGATGCATTGCTGTCCGGCGTAGATGTCGGCGGACTTGGTTCAGGCGGCTCGTTTAATTCTGCTCCAGAGGTTGACATTGATGTTCCAACATTGCAGAATTTCGCTGGAACTATAAAAGACAAGCTTGCTGAAGTCATTAAGAATATGACCGAAAAGGACACTGTTCCGGGGGCTCCTGTTGTTGAGGCGATTGGACGTGATCAGCTGCTTGCAAAGCTCCCGGAAGAAGCTGTGGCTGTAATGGCGGACTTCTCTTCTGGACTAAGCGGCGACCATCTTTTCCTTATGTCCCCGGAATTTGCGACAAAGCTTGTTGGATATATAAACAAAGAGGAAAATCCTGCTCTTGATGACATGGGACTTTCTGTAATTTCAGAAGTAGTTTCATCTCATTCGGGCGCGGAAATAACAGAGCTTAGCAAAGGCGGAAAACTTCCGGGACTTGCAACAAATCCACCAGAAGCTGTAAAAGAGCCAAAGGCAATGATTCGTATGCCTCAAGGAACTTTTGCTTGCTTTACATATCCTGTTACTGTTGGCGGCGAGCAGTTTACCTTGTGGGAAGCTGTAAGCGGTTCTGCTGCTGACGGAATGGCTCGTGCTCTTGGCGGCGGTTCAAAACCTGCTTCACAGCCAGCTGCATCTGTAAATTCTGGAATGGATAGCACTTCTGCTATGGGCGGCGCTCCGCAGATGTCTTCTTCTTCCGCAGGATTTACTCAGCAGCCAATGATGGGCGGAATGCAGATGGGTGGAAACATGATGGGAATGCAGCAGATGCAGCCTAATCCGGCGATGATGGGAGGTATGCAGATGGGTGGAAACATGATGGGAATGCAGCAGATGCAGCCTAACGCTTCAATGATGGGCGGAATGCAGATGCAGACTCCTCCGAATGTTCAGTCATTGCAGTTCCCGAATTTTTCGCAGTCTGTAGGCGGCAGCGAGCAGGGAAATATCAACTTGATTATGGATGTTTTCATGGAAATGACGGTCGAACTTGGCCGCACCAAGAAAACAATCAAGGATATTCTGGGACTTGGCGAGGGAACAATCATCGAGCTTGACAAGCTTGCCGGTGAGCCTGTTGATATTCTGGTAAACCACAAGCCTATTGCCAAGGGCGAAGTTGTAGTTATTGATGAGAACTTCGGTGTTCGTGTTACAGAAATTCTTCCGTCTCTTGAACATGTGGCTTCATCTATGTAA
- a CDS encoding flagellar biosynthetic protein FliO produces the protein MNYSKIKILAAMLALCAGLSFAQQSSSPSENLTSAQIENSQISLDFSENSDSGDSGENAFSSSGSFGGIGIFVRMILVLGIIIAAIYFLFKFMRKSMGVEPVTEDDVFLRKVSFISLGEGKSVQIVSLWNKAFILGVSDNSVSLIKEIDDKDLIDAMNRYADMNSNAKKPRSFEEILQLFMPGKKEESKENIPAAKKSAYDKGTMDLINSLKGKMVGGEEK, from the coding sequence ATGAATTATTCAAAAATAAAAATTTTAGCGGCAATGCTGGCTTTATGCGCCGGACTTTCTTTTGCCCAGCAGTCTTCGTCTCCTTCCGAAAATCTTACTTCCGCGCAAATTGAAAATTCTCAGATTTCATTAGACTTTTCAGAAAATTCTGATTCTGGAGATTCAGGCGAAAATGCTTTTAGCTCTTCTGGCTCTTTCGGCGGAATCGGAATTTTTGTGCGCATGATTCTTGTTTTGGGAATCATAATTGCGGCGATTTATTTTTTGTTCAAATTTATGCGCAAGTCTATGGGCGTTGAGCCGGTTACGGAAGACGATGTTTTTTTGCGCAAAGTTTCGTTTATAAGTCTTGGCGAAGGAAAATCCGTTCAAATTGTAAGTCTTTGGAACAAGGCGTTTATTCTTGGAGTTTCTGACAATTCCGTTTCGCTTATAAAAGAAATTGACGACAAAGATTTAATTGACGCGATGAACCGCTATGCCGACATGAACAGCAATGCGAAGAAACCGCGTTCATTTGAAGAAATCCTTCAGCTTTTTATGCCCGGAAAAAAAGAGGAATCCAAGGAAAATATTCCGGCCGCAAAAAAATCAGCTTATGACAAAGGCACAATGGATCTTATAAATTCCTTGAAGGGCAAAATGGTTGGCGGAGAAGAAAAATGA
- the fliP gene encoding flagellar type III secretion system pore protein FliP (The bacterial flagellar biogenesis protein FliP forms a type III secretion system (T3SS)-type pore required for flagellar assembly.), producing the protein MKKLFLLKKRFFKFAVALLVCTCCFFPLSSQSQNNFPEGSSSGTTEMNRRITGLDFPNLSFSATAPRSGNEVAFSVQLLLLLTLLTLAPSIFILMTCFLRFSIVLDFIKRALSLQQVPPTAVLNGIAIFMTLFCMWPTFRQIYTDSFQPLSNNEITLTEAIEKAESPIRIFMFRQMGNDKNSIRTFMTMAGLERPANASDVPTYVLIPAYILHELTVAFKIGILLYIPFIVIDMVVASILMSMGMMMLPPVQISMPFKLMLFVLVDGWHLLTQQLFVSVLR; encoded by the coding sequence ATGAAAAAACTTTTCTTGCTGAAAAAACGTTTTTTTAAATTCGCTGTTGCGCTTTTAGTTTGCACTTGCTGCTTTTTTCCATTGTCATCGCAAAGCCAGAATAATTTTCCAGAAGGCTCTTCTAGCGGAACTACAGAAATGAACCGCCGAATAACTGGCTTGGATTTTCCGAATTTGAGTTTTTCCGCGACAGCACCTCGCTCTGGAAATGAAGTTGCGTTTAGTGTGCAGCTTTTGCTTCTTCTTACACTTTTAACTCTTGCGCCGAGCATTTTTATTTTGATGACTTGCTTTTTGCGCTTTTCGATTGTCCTTGACTTTATAAAAAGGGCGCTTTCTTTACAGCAAGTTCCGCCGACCGCAGTTCTGAATGGAATTGCAATTTTTATGACGCTTTTCTGCATGTGGCCGACATTCAGGCAGATTTACACGGATTCTTTTCAGCCGCTTTCGAATAATGAAATTACTTTGACAGAAGCTATTGAAAAAGCAGAGTCGCCTATAAGAATTTTTATGTTCCGCCAGATGGGAAACGACAAAAACAGCATTCGAACTTTTATGACAATGGCTGGGCTTGAGCGTCCGGCTAATGCTTCCGATGTTCCGACTTATGTTTTGATTCCAGCTTATATTCTGCATGAGCTTACAGTCGCATTTAAAATAGGAATTCTTCTATATATTCCGTTTATTGTAATTGACATGGTTGTTGCAAGCATTCTTATGAGCATGGGAATGATGATGCTTCCGCCTGTGCAAATTTCCATGCCGTTCAAGCTTATGCTTTTTGTTCTTGTTGACGGCTGGCATCTTTTGACTCAGCAGCTTTTTGTGAGTGTCTTGCGTTAA
- the fliQ gene encoding flagellar biosynthesis protein FliQ, translating to MSLNLINNLVRGGILQVFLMCAPILGAALLVGLIVAIFQATTSIQEQTLTFLPKFLTILFVIALLGGFMFSSLAQYFRGILDLIPAMAR from the coding sequence ATGTCGTTGAATCTTATTAATAATTTAGTTCGCGGTGGAATTTTGCAGGTTTTTCTTATGTGCGCTCCTATTCTTGGTGCGGCTCTTTTGGTGGGACTTATCGTTGCGATTTTTCAGGCTACAACTTCGATTCAAGAGCAGACACTTACTTTCTTGCCAAAGTTCCTTACGATTCTTTTTGTAATTGCTTTGCTTGGCGGATTTATGTTTAGTTCTTTGGCTCAATATTTCCGCGGAATTCTCGATTTGATTCCGGCTATGGCAAGATAG
- the fliR gene encoding flagellar biosynthetic protein FliR, translating to MLERIVSNAPVFLFVAVRCFATIMTLPLFSSRTVPRTAKIALAGYMAFFIFPQISLTDGIFSSYKNYISPEGNFTLEYIFLLAGEAMIGIILGFFVQIIFASFSTAGQFFAFQMGLSASEVYDSLSQVENPLMGQFFNFMAMLVFLQNNWLQMLLLKGMSESFKVISAISIVDNSRFLAEFMMKSLTLLFKDALIIALPVMASLFLINVTVGILSKAAPQMNLLSEGFPVLMLTAYFLIFVLVPQFIEFFEGCFKGGIFEIEKLFIGLKGGGQ from the coding sequence ATGCTTGAGCGGATTGTTTCTAACGCGCCTGTTTTTCTCTTTGTTGCGGTAAGATGCTTTGCCACGATAATGACGCTTCCGCTTTTTTCTTCAAGAACTGTTCCAAGAACTGCAAAAATCGCGCTTGCAGGCTACATGGCGTTTTTTATTTTTCCGCAGATTTCTTTGACGGACGGAATTTTTTCTTCGTATAAAAATTATATTTCACCTGAAGGAAATTTTACGCTTGAATATATTTTTCTGCTTGCCGGTGAAGCGATGATTGGAATAATCCTTGGATTTTTTGTGCAGATTATTTTTGCTTCGTTCAGTACAGCCGGACAGTTTTTTGCGTTCCAGATGGGACTTAGCGCGAGCGAAGTTTACGATTCACTTAGCCAAGTTGAAAATCCGCTTATGGGACAATTTTTCAACTTTATGGCGATGCTTGTTTTTTTGCAGAACAACTGGCTTCAGATGCTGCTTTTAAAAGGAATGTCTGAAAGCTTCAAAGTTATAAGCGCAATTTCAATAGTAGACAATTCGCGTTTTCTTGCGGAATTTATGATGAAGTCGCTTACCTTGCTTTTTAAAGACGCGCTGATTATTGCGCTGCCGGTTATGGCGTCTCTTTTTTTAATAAATGTTACGGTCGGAATTCTTTCAAAGGCGGCTCCTCAGATGAATTTGCTTTCGGAAGGATTTCCTGTTCTTATGCTGACTGCATATTTTTTGATTTTTGTTCTTGTTCCGCAGTTCATTGAGTTTTTTGAAGGCTGCTTTAAAGGCGGAATTTTTGAAATCGAAAAGCTTTTTATCGGACTTAAAGGAGGCGGACAGTGA
- the flhB gene encoding flagellar biosynthesis protein FlhB — MIDLQWFAAEDEGKTEEASEQKLSKARKEGRVAKSQELNGTVVFLFVVAVLILLAPWFYNKICEMMIFYFNNVNAQKIDDARFYYIFLRNLLPIVLPLSLAGILAGVIINLVQNRGFIFTTKTIEPKFSKIVPKFGEYFKKTLFSMMGLFNIAKSLLKVAIIVAVAVLLIRLDLAKTLGFLKAGGIDLALRSVSGMVAQLLVVSAVILIVIGVFDYVMQRREFKEQMKMTKQEVKEEFKESEGDPEVKGRLESAQKEMLSQNMPKAVRESDVVITNPTHYAVSLQWKQEQQDAPMITAKGTDNTAQTMKKIAAENDVPIIENRPLARGLYADTEVGDIIPTSYLRAIAAVYAQVGFMNKERNKKST; from the coding sequence GTGATTGACTTGCAGTGGTTCGCCGCGGAAGATGAAGGCAAGACAGAAGAAGCTTCGGAACAGAAACTCAGCAAAGCAAGAAAAGAAGGTCGCGTTGCAAAAAGCCAGGAGCTGAACGGAACTGTTGTGTTCCTTTTTGTTGTCGCAGTTCTTATTTTGCTGGCTCCTTGGTTTTATAACAAAATCTGCGAAATGATGATTTTTTACTTTAACAATGTAAATGCCCAGAAAATTGACGATGCAAGATTTTATTATATTTTTCTGCGGAATCTTCTTCCGATTGTGCTTCCTTTGTCGCTTGCAGGAATTCTTGCTGGCGTCATAATAAATTTAGTCCAGAACAGAGGATTCATTTTTACAACAAAAACAATAGAGCCAAAGTTTTCAAAAATCGTTCCTAAATTCGGCGAGTACTTTAAAAAGACTTTGTTTTCGATGATGGGGCTTTTTAACATTGCAAAGTCGCTTTTAAAAGTTGCCATTATCGTTGCGGTCGCGGTTCTTCTTATCCGGCTGGATTTGGCTAAGACTCTCGGATTTTTAAAGGCTGGCGGAATTGATTTGGCGTTGCGTTCTGTTTCTGGAATGGTTGCCCAGCTGCTCGTTGTTTCTGCTGTTATTCTGATTGTAATCGGCGTGTTCGATTATGTAATGCAGCGCAGGGAATTTAAAGAGCAGATGAAAATGACCAAGCAGGAAGTAAAAGAGGAATTCAAGGAAAGTGAAGGCGACCCGGAAGTAAAAGGCAGGCTTGAATCCGCGCAAAAAGAAATGCTTTCACAAAATATGCCGAAAGCTGTCCGCGAGTCTGATGTTGTAATTACAAACCCTACGCATTATGCTGTTTCCCTTCAGTGGAAGCAGGAACAGCAAGATGCGCCGATGATTACTGCGAAAGGAACTGACAATACCGCGCAGACAATGAAAAAAATCGCCGCTGAAAATGATGTTCCGATAATCGAAAACCGTCCTCTTGCCCGCGGACTTTACGCAGATACAGAAGTTGGCGACATAATTCCTACATCTTATTTGCGGGCTATTGCGGCTGTTTATGCGCAGGTTGGCTTTATGAATAAGGAAAGAAACAAAAAATCCACTTAA
- a CDS encoding flagellar biosynthesis protein FlhA, with product MAEKRGSSGSILNFILRNSLAVGIIVVVLFMFIPLPTAFIDLAMVINLALSFIILLTVIYMKRAADFTSFPRVVLITTIFGLAINISSTRNILVHPVKTSGHMAGQSEMVQAFANIVAGDKVLIGFIIFIILIVVQVLVITKGADRVSEVTARFTLDAMNNKMFTIQNQINNGSITEEEGERKINQLRQEIDFYSAMDGSSKFVSGNVKAGIFITVVNLIGGIVTGTMAGASITDALDSYAKLTIGDGLMSQLPSLLLSFSTGLLITGSNDGDLLSDQLKEQFSANGTIYVIVGATLAALGIAFHNGATATLVPIGILFVFVGTRLSRLKTKEEEQKAVEAEKAKNSPQKGNGGPEEISPVVKLDDLSLEIGYALIPLVDDEKGAELMSRVKRIRREAALDLGLVIPPIHIMDQMELSPEEYSFKIRGIEAGRGRLKLGHFMCLNTGNVPKDREIVGEKTKDPAFGMDAIWLPDSKRLEAEKAGYAVIDAPTIIATHLTELIRRNASKILSRQSVSAIIEEIKKTNPVVVDEVTTGDHRFSYGEIEAVLKNLLEEQVSIRNMVVILETLGDYGKLTRDSWTLTEKVREALGAQICQQYADENKVLHVLNLSQSLAQKILDHRADMPGKGPIVAFDPVDARNYISTMSNAVAAVRERNYLPIILCPSEVRRLVKSSTELEMPGIIVLSINEVMAASPNIKVESLGEING from the coding sequence ATGGCGGAAAAGCGCGGCTCAAGCGGTAGTATTTTAAATTTTATTTTACGCAATTCACTGGCGGTAGGCATTATCGTCGTTGTTTTGTTTATGTTTATTCCGCTTCCAACTGCTTTTATTGACCTTGCAATGGTTATAAACCTTGCGCTTTCTTTTATAATTCTTTTGACCGTTATCTATATGAAGCGTGCTGCGGATTTTACATCGTTTCCGCGGGTCGTCCTTATAACAACAATTTTTGGTCTTGCGATAAACATTTCTTCCACTAGAAATATTCTTGTTCATCCGGTAAAAACTTCCGGGCACATGGCTGGACAGAGCGAAATGGTTCAGGCGTTTGCGAACATTGTTGCTGGCGATAAAGTTTTAATTGGATTTATAATTTTCATTATTTTGATTGTTGTTCAGGTTCTTGTAATTACAAAAGGCGCGGACCGTGTTTCTGAAGTTACGGCGCGTTTTACTTTGGATGCCATGAACAACAAGATGTTTACGATTCAGAATCAGATTAACAACGGTTCTATCACAGAAGAAGAAGGCGAGCGGAAAATCAATCAGCTTAGGCAGGAAATCGACTTTTATTCTGCAATGGACGGTTCTTCTAAATTTGTAAGCGGAAACGTAAAGGCTGGAATTTTCATTACAGTTGTAAACCTTATCGGCGGAATTGTAACTGGAACAATGGCAGGCGCTTCTATAACTGACGCTCTTGACAGCTATGCGAAACTTACGATTGGCGACGGACTTATGTCTCAGCTTCCGTCTTTGTTGCTTTCTTTTTCAACAGGACTTTTGATTACTGGAAGCAACGACGGCGACTTGCTTTCAGATCAGCTCAAAGAGCAGTTTTCTGCAAATGGAACAATTTATGTTATTGTTGGAGCTACATTGGCGGCTCTTGGAATTGCGTTCCATAATGGAGCAACTGCGACTCTTGTTCCGATTGGAATTTTGTTTGTTTTTGTTGGCACTCGGCTTTCGCGCTTAAAGACAAAAGAAGAAGAGCAAAAGGCGGTGGAAGCAGAAAAAGCAAAAAATTCTCCGCAAAAAGGAAATGGCGGTCCTGAAGAAATTTCTCCTGTTGTAAAACTAGACGACCTTTCACTTGAAATTGGATATGCGCTCATTCCTCTTGTTGATGATGAAAAAGGCGCGGAGCTTATGTCGCGTGTAAAAAGAATCCGCCGTGAAGCTGCTCTTGACCTTGGACTTGTTATTCCGCCGATTCATATTATGGATCAAATGGAACTTTCGCCGGAAGAATATTCGTTTAAAATCCGCGGAATTGAAGCTGGAAGAGGACGGCTTAAGCTTGGGCATTTTATGTGCCTGAACACTGGAAATGTTCCTAAAGACAGAGAAATTGTCGGAGAAAAAACAAAAGACCCTGCGTTTGGAATGGATGCAATCTGGCTTCCTGATTCAAAGCGGCTTGAAGCTGAAAAAGCCGGATATGCGGTGATTGACGCTCCTACTATAATTGCAACTCATCTTACGGAACTTATAAGACGCAACGCTTCTAAAATTCTTAGCCGCCAGAGTGTCAGCGCGATTATTGAAGAAATCAAGAAAACGAATCCTGTTGTTGTTGATGAAGTTACAACCGGCGACCACAGATTTTCTTACGGTGAAATTGAAGCCGTTCTTAAAAATCTTCTTGAAGAGCAGGTCAGCATCCGCAACATGGTTGTTATTCTTGAAACTTTGGGAGACTACGGAAAACTTACACGCGATTCTTGGACTCTTACAGAAAAAGTGCGTGAAGCTCTTGGCGCGCAGATTTGCCAGCAATATGCGGATGAAAACAAAGTTCTTCACGTGCTTAATCTTTCGCAGAGCCTTGCCCAGAAAATTCTTGACCACAGAGCCGATATGCCGGGCAAAGGTCCTATTGTCGCTTTTGATCCTGTTGACGCAAGAAATTATATTTCTACAATGAGCAATGCGGTTGCCGCTGTCCGTGAAAGAAATTATCTTCCTATTATTTTGTGTCCGTCTGAAGTTCGCCGGCTTGTAAAGTCTTCTACAGAACTTGAAATGCCTGGAATAATAGTTTTGTCTATAAACGAAGTGATGGCAGCTTCGCCAAATATAAAAGTTGAATCTCTTGGAGAAATAAATGGCTGA
- a CDS encoding MinD/ParA family protein, with the protein MEEQAKELRALMNEDNFARPSAPHKTRIIAITSGKGGVGKTNIAVNMAIAYSQLGKKVILIDGDLGMANVNVLLSVVPQYNLMHVINRKKTMNEIILDTEFGFKFIAGANGFSKIANLSNDELDYFAKEFASLSNADIIIIDTGAGISNNVLQFLAAADEVYVITTPEPTAITDAYGIIKIITTELLHRQINLKLLVNRVHSSDEGKRISDLIINIVAQFLNYKVEYIGFVYDDPVVQASVIRQKPFMIINPTSKPAVCLKHIVGRIEKTDIPSDAGVSNFLKKFLGGKKK; encoded by the coding sequence ATGGAAGAACAGGCAAAAGAATTGCGCGCTCTTATGAATGAAGATAATTTCGCTAGGCCGTCAGCTCCACATAAAACAAGAATAATTGCTATAACAAGCGGAAAGGGCGGAGTCGGAAAAACTAATATCGCAGTAAACATGGCGATTGCATATTCCCAGCTTGGAAAAAAAGTCATACTTATTGATGGCGACTTGGGAATGGCGAATGTAAATGTTCTTTTGAGCGTTGTTCCGCAGTACAATCTTATGCACGTGATAAACCGCAAGAAAACAATGAACGAAATAATTCTGGACACGGAATTTGGCTTTAAGTTTATTGCAGGCGCAAACGGATTTTCTAAAATCGCAAATCTTTCAAATGACGAGCTTGACTATTTTGCAAAGGAATTTGCTTCTCTTTCAAATGCCGACATTATCATAATAGACACTGGAGCCGGAATTTCAAACAATGTTCTTCAGTTTCTTGCCGCCGCCGATGAGGTCTATGTAATTACAACTCCTGAGCCAACTGCAATTACTGATGCCTACGGAATTATAAAAATAATCACAACAGAACTTCTTCACAGGCAGATAAATTTGAAGCTTCTTGTAAACAGAGTTCATTCTTCTGATGAAGGAAAGCGTATTTCAGATTTGATTATAAATATTGTAGCGCAGTTCTTGAATTACAAGGTTGAATATATCGGATTCGTTTATGACGATCCTGTTGTTCAGGCTTCCGTTATACGCCAAAAGCCTTTTATGATTATAAATCCGACTTCAAAGCCTGCCGTGTGCCTAAAGCATATTGTTGGCAGAATTGAAAAAACTGATATTCCATCGGATGCAGGAGTTTCAAACTTCCTTAAAAAGTTCCTTGGGGGCAAGAAAAAATAA
- the whiG gene encoding RNA polymerase sigma factor WhiG, which yields MANQILDENEEAELWHEYKKSKSVAIRDRLIRQYMPLVKWVAGRVSTGMPDSVEFDDLVGFGQFGLLDAINKFDIDKGVKFKTYATTRIRGAIFDELRELDWVPRSVRQKSREIEDTIVELESKLGRTASDAEIAKAMNMTEAEYQSAVMKVSGTSVLSLNDVWYSGDESEHVSIGDSIEAPNSLNPDVIVEREEIRRVIIQAINELPKNEKMVIVLYYHEDLSFKEIGQVLNVSESRISQLHSKANLRLRAKLTSVRKGIF from the coding sequence ATGGCAAATCAAATTTTAGATGAAAACGAAGAAGCTGAACTTTGGCATGAGTATAAAAAAAGCAAATCTGTCGCAATAAGAGACCGTTTAATCCGTCAGTATATGCCCCTTGTAAAATGGGTTGCGGGACGAGTTTCCACAGGGATGCCTGACAGCGTGGAATTTGACGATCTTGTTGGCTTTGGGCAGTTTGGACTTTTGGATGCCATAAATAAATTTGACATTGACAAAGGCGTAAAATTCAAGACTTACGCAACAACACGCATAAGAGGCGCGATTTTTGATGAGCTTAGGGAACTGGATTGGGTTCCGCGTTCTGTGCGCCAAAAATCCCGCGAGATAGAAGACACAATTGTTGAGCTTGAATCAAAATTGGGACGCACTGCTTCTGATGCGGAAATTGCAAAAGCCATGAACATGACAGAAGCTGAATATCAGTCGGCTGTTATGAAGGTAAGCGGAACAAGTGTGCTTTCACTGAACGATGTTTGGTATTCCGGGGACGAAAGCGAGCACGTTTCAATTGGAGACAGCATTGAAGCTCCTAACAGCCTTAATCCTGATGTCATTGTTGAGCGTGAGGAAATCCGCAGAGTTATAATTCAGGCTATAAATGAACTTCCTAAAAATGAAAAAATGGTAATTGTTCTTTATTACCACGAGGATTTGTCTTTTAAGGAAATCGGTCAGGTTCTTAATGTAAGCGAAAGCCGCATAAGCCAGCTTCATTCAAAGGCGAATTTGCGTTTGCGTGCAAAACTTACAAGCGTCCGCAAAGGAATTTTTTAA